In the Mus pahari chromosome 19, PAHARI_EIJ_v1.1, whole genome shotgun sequence genome, one interval contains:
- the Aurkc gene encoding aurora kinase C isoform X2 has protein sequence MEPSTSTRKRFTVNDFEIGRPLGRGKFGRVYLARLKENNFIVALKVLFKSEIEKGGLEHQLRREVEIQAHLQHPNILRLYNYFYDDTRMYLILEYAPGGELYKELQRNQQLDQERTATIIEELSDALSYCHENKVIHRDIKPENILLGLRGEVKISDFGWSVHTLSLRRKTICGTLDYLPPEMIEQKPYNETVDLWCIGVLCYELLVGKPPFESSTSSETYRRIRKLLPMT, from the exons ATGGAGCCCAGCACCTCAACCAG GAAGCGTTTCACCGTCAATGACTTTGAAATTGGGCGTCCTCTGGGCAGGGGGAAATTTGGGCGTGTGTATCTGGCTCGGCtcaaggaaaataatttcatcGTGGCCCTGAAGGTCCTCTTCAAGTCCGAGATAGAGAAGGGGGGATTGGAGCACCAACTTCGCAGGGAAGTGGAGATCCAGGCACATCTACA aCACCCGAATATCCTTCGCCTGTACAACTACTTCTATGATGACACTCGTATGTACTTAATTCTGGAGTATGCTCcaggaggtgagctctataaggaGCTTCAGAGAAATCAGCAGTTGGACCAGGAGCGTACAGCCACG ATAATAGAGGAGTTGTCAGATGCCCTGAGCTACTGCCATGAGAACAAGGTGATTCACAGGGACATCAAGCCAGAGAATATCCTGCTGGGCCTCAGGGGTGAGGTGAAGATCTCAGACTTTGGGTGGTCTGTGCATACCCTCTCTCTCAG GAGAAAGACGATATGTGGGACTCTGGACTACTTGCCCCCAGAAATGATAGAGCAGAAACCGTACAATGAGACGGTTGATCTGTGGTGCATTGGAGTGCTCTGCTATGAGCTGCTGGTGGGGAAGCCACCCTTTGAAAGCAGCACCTCCAGTGAGACATACAGACGCATCCGCAAG CTGTTGCCCATGACATGA
- the Aurkc gene encoding aurora kinase C isoform X1, translated as MEPSTSTRKRFTVNDFEIGRPLGRGKFGRVYLARLKENNFIVALKVLFKSEIEKGGLEHQLRREVEIQAHLQHPNILRLYNYFYDDTRMYLILEYAPGGELYKELQRNQQLDQERTATIIEELSDALSYCHENKVIHRDIKPENILLGLRGEVKISDFGWSVHTLSLRRKTICGTLDYLPPEMIEQKPYNETVDLWCIGVLCYELLVGKPPFESSTSSETYRRIRKVDFKFPSSVPAGAQDLISKLLRYHPSERLSLAQVLKHPWVREHSRRVLPPCVQMAS; from the exons ATGGAGCCCAGCACCTCAACCAG GAAGCGTTTCACCGTCAATGACTTTGAAATTGGGCGTCCTCTGGGCAGGGGGAAATTTGGGCGTGTGTATCTGGCTCGGCtcaaggaaaataatttcatcGTGGCCCTGAAGGTCCTCTTCAAGTCCGAGATAGAGAAGGGGGGATTGGAGCACCAACTTCGCAGGGAAGTGGAGATCCAGGCACATCTACA aCACCCGAATATCCTTCGCCTGTACAACTACTTCTATGATGACACTCGTATGTACTTAATTCTGGAGTATGCTCcaggaggtgagctctataaggaGCTTCAGAGAAATCAGCAGTTGGACCAGGAGCGTACAGCCACG ATAATAGAGGAGTTGTCAGATGCCCTGAGCTACTGCCATGAGAACAAGGTGATTCACAGGGACATCAAGCCAGAGAATATCCTGCTGGGCCTCAGGGGTGAGGTGAAGATCTCAGACTTTGGGTGGTCTGTGCATACCCTCTCTCTCAG GAGAAAGACGATATGTGGGACTCTGGACTACTTGCCCCCAGAAATGATAGAGCAGAAACCGTACAATGAGACGGTTGATCTGTGGTGCATTGGAGTGCTCTGCTATGAGCTGCTGGTGGGGAAGCCACCCTTTGAAAGCAGCACCTCCAGTGAGACATACAGACGCATCCGCAAG GTGGATTTTAAGTTTCCTTCATCAGTGCCTGCAGGGGCCCAGGACTTGATCTCCAAGCTTCTTAGGTACCATCCTTCAGAGAGGCTGAGCCTGGCCCAGGTCCTGAAGCACCCCTGGGTCAGGGAACACTCTCGAAGGGTGCTGCCTCCCTGTGTTCAGATGGCTTCCTGA